In the Hordeum vulgare subsp. vulgare chromosome 7H, MorexV3_pseudomolecules_assembly, whole genome shotgun sequence genome, one interval contains:
- the LOC123410347 gene encoding probable glutathione S-transferase GSTF1, translating to MGTEAKVKVFGPARSTCVARVLVCLEEVGAEYELVHVHLLAGDHKGPAHLARTPFGQVPAFQDGDLILFESRAISRYVLRKGASDLLRESSLGESAAVDAWLEAESHNFDRAMSAITFQCFVVPMFMGGTADQMVVGENLEKLKVALRVYEERLSRYRYLAGDFISLADLSHCPMAHYLLASPCASVLDAYPCVKAWVDGIMDRPSVKKVMELMDAS from the exons ATGGGGACGGAGGCGAAGGTGAAGGTGTTCGGGCCGGCGAGGTCCACCTGCGTGGCGCGGGTGCTGGTGTGCCTGGAGGAGGTCGGCGCCGAGTACGAGCTGGTGCACGTCCAcctcctcgccggcgaccacAAGGGCCCCGCGCATCTCGCCCGCACC CCCTTTGGCCAGGTCCCTGCTTTCCAGGACGGCGATCTGATCCTTTTCG AGTCGCGTGCGATTTCGAGGTACGTGCTCCGCAAAGGCGCGTCCGATCTACTCCGAGAGAGCAGCCTCGGCgagtcggcggcggtggacgcgTGGCTCGAAGCCGAGTCCCACAACTTCGACAGGGCCATGTCGGCGATCACCTTCCAGTGCTTCGTCGTGCCCATGTTCATGGGCGGGACAGCCGACCAGATGGTCGTCGGGGAGAACCTGGAGAAGCTGAAGGTGGCCCTCAGAGTCTACGAGGAGCGTCTCTCCAGGTACCGGTACCTCGCCGGAGATTTCATCAGCCTGGCGGACCTCAGCCATTGCCCCATGGCTCACTACCTGCTGGCCAGCCCCTGCGCGTCCGTGCTCGATGCGTATCCGTGTGTGAAGGCCTGGGTTGATGGCATTATGGATCGACCCAGCGTGAAGAAGGTCATGGAGCTTATGGATGCGTCGTGA